The Anguilla anguilla isolate fAngAng1 chromosome 4, fAngAng1.pri, whole genome shotgun sequence genome has a window encoding:
- the LOC118225029 gene encoding leukocyte elastase inhibitor-like: MESLIAANTNFSLDLFKKISTIKKADNIFYSPLSISSALAMVYMGARGNTATQMSKVLGFNKEKKPEVNLGLQQQVQKPQLQRDMLESFHSQSADGNIHAGFRKLMSELNKEGTQYALSLANRLYGDQSFEFEKKYLMGTKEFYRAELETVDFKSNAENARVNINSWVEKQTQEKIKNLLSKGTVNDMTRLVLVNAIYFKSDWDSKFKEADTNEVQFKLNKNESKPVQMMHQTSAFGLVFIPEVNCRILEMPYLGKELSMLIILPQEIEDKSTGLERLERELTYEKLIEWTQPDKMDYNQLMVALPKFRMEETYDLKEILISMGMQDAFDVSRSNFSGISSSSELVVSKVVHKSFVEVDEEGTEAAAATAVVFELTSARPPPILFIADHPFLFFIRHNPTQSILFYGRFCSP, from the exons ATGGAGTCACTGATTGCTGCAAACACCAACTTCTCCCTGGACCTGTTTAAGAAGATAAGTACGATTAAGAAAGCGGACAACATCTTCTACTCACCACTGAGCATCTCCTCTGCACTGGCCATGGTGTACATGGGCGCCCGGGGGAACACAGCTACCCAGATGTCCAAG GTGCTTGGctttaataaagaaaagaaacctGAAGTTAACCTTGGACTGCAACAGCAAGTACAAAAGCCTCAGCTTCAAAGAGATATGTTGGAG TCTTTCCACTCCCAGAGTGCTGATGGTAACATTCATGCTGGATTCAGGAAACTGATGTCTGAACTGAACAAAGAGGGCACCCAGTATGCACTGAGCCTGGCAAATCGCCTGTATGGGGATCAGTCTTTTGAGTTTGAGAAG AAATACCTTATGGGCACCAAGGAGTTCTATCGGGCAGAACTGGAGACTGTTGACTTCAAATCAAATGCAGAGAATGCCAGAGTGAACATTAACAGCTGGGTGGAGAAGCAGACTCAAG AGAAAATCAAGAACTTGCTGTCGAAAGGGACTGTTAACGACATGACTAGACTGGTGTTGGTGAATGCTATCTATTTTAAGAGTGACTGGGACAGCAAATTCAAAGAGGCAGACACAAATGAAGTGCAGTTCAAACTGAATAAG AATGAAAGTAAGCCAGTGCAAATGATGCACCAGACATCTGCATTTGGCTTGGTGTTCATTCCAGAGGTCAATTGTCGGATTCTGGAGATGCCTTACCTTGGTAAAGAGCTGAGCATGCTCATTATTCTGCCCCAAGAGATTGAGGATAAATCTACAGGGCTTGAGAGG TTGGAAAGGGAGCTCACATACGAGAAGCTCATCGAGTGGACACAGCCTGACAAGATGGATTATAATCAGCTAATGGTGGCTTTGCCCAAGTTCAGGATGGAAGAGACCTATGACCTGAAAGAAATTCTGATAAGTATGGGCATGCAGGATGCCTTTGATGTATCCAGAAGCAACTTCTCTGGAATATCTTCTAGCAGTGAACTGGTGGTGTCCAAAGTGGTGCACAAGTCCTTTGTGGAGGTGGACGAGGAGGGCACAGAGGccgctgctgccactgctgtcGTCTTCGAGTTGACAAGTGCCAGGCCACCGCCAATTTTGTTCATCGCAGACCATCCCTTCCTGTTCTTCATCAGACACAACCCCACTCAGAGCATCCTCTTCTATGGCCGTTTCTGCTCCCCTTGA